In Oryza sativa Japonica Group chromosome 11, ASM3414082v1, the following are encoded in one genomic region:
- the LOC107279461 gene encoding vegetative cell wall protein gp1-like: MAGGCRPRPAKSGALPLAPSRPNRVKSVPHHLLHLFPHFSPIFGAVSCPIFPRCLPTLPAVPASPGHDLHPRAQYKAPSCSPIPFPPPPRASPCPKPHPPRSPRAAAPRRTPATLRHRSRSPRTAPSPSPTPQPPCAPRPPLHFPSPPSKRRSHAHHLSPPPPPAPAAASRRFSHRRAVPSPPSASPRRAPPRPTPLFPNLAPKFHLHCPPEPPQLYRLQPPPLAALAVAAQRCRAPPHPSCRSTPSRTPREPLFQSQGLVGPRPWLRCGRASSERRSRRLPRQPPPSFPPPVASLWLSRRRSPRV, translated from the exons atggccggcggtTGCCGCCCACGTCCTGCCaaatccggcgccctcccgctcgcgccctcgCGCCCAAACCGAGTAAAATCGGttccccaccacctcctccacctcttcccccacttttccccaaTTTTCGGCGCCGTTTCATGCCCCATCTTCCCACGATGCCTCCCCACTTTGCCGGCcgttcccgcctctcccggccacgatcTCCATCCCCGAGCCCAATATAAAGCACCCTCGTGCTCTCCTATtccgtttccccctcctccccgagcTTCCCCGTGCCCGAAACCACATCCTCCCCGgagcccacgcgccgccgctccccgccgaaCTCCAGCCACGCTGCGCCACCGCTCCCGTTCACCCCGCACTGCGCCGTCACCCTCCCCGACACCGCAGCCGCCGTGCGCGCCCCGTCcaccgctccatttcccctctccaCCTTCGAAGCGCCGCAgccacgcgcaccacctctctccgccgccgccaccggctccagccgccgcttctcgccgcttcagccaccgccgtgccgtgccgtcgccaccgtcggcaTCGCCGCGCCGAGCTCCACCCCGTCCTACACCTCTTTTCCCCAATCTCGCACCGAAATTCCACCTCCACTGTCCACCCGAGCCGCCTCAACTataccgcctccagccgccacCTCTCGCCGCTCTAGCCGTCGCCGCGCAGCGTTGCCGCGCTCCACCGCACCCTAGCTGCCGCTCCACTCCGTCCAGAACCCCACGGGAGCCGCTTTTCCAAAGTCAAGGTCTTGTCGGCCCTCGGCCGTGGCTTCGTTGTGGTCGGGCGTCGTCGGAACGCCgttcccgccgcctcccgcgccagccaccgccatcctttccgccgccggtcgcctcccTATGGTTgtctcgccgccgcagccctcG cgtgtag